From the Maioricimonas rarisocia genome, one window contains:
- a CDS encoding sulfatase family protein: MRSTPLRIALSLLIAAAVLSAGIAHAERPNIVVILADDMGYGDPGCYNAESKCPTPHIDRLASQGMRFTDAHTAGSVCVPSRYGLLTGRYPFRTKLDWRRNGVIEKGRTTVASLLQENGYATAMVGKWHLGFDGGPDYDWSQPMRGGPVHRGFATYFGMPASLDIPPYYYIRGRQPVYPPTETIEASATEGWSPIQGAFWREGKVAPDFRHDEVLDRFASEAVKVVEQRAAGEQPFFLYLALTAPHTPWLPAEEFRGKGAAGLYSEFVAHVDDVVGRVLRALEDSGAADETLVLFASDNGPVWYDEDEERFGHESVGPLRGMKGDAWDGGHRVPFVVRWPGHVEAGSTSDALVGFVDLFATVADIVDADVPADAAEDSVSFHSVLQGEASVGRQTMVQHHSGTVLRDGKWKLINHLGSGGFSKPRREQPQPGGPQGQLYNLAADPGEQNNLWQSEPERVKRMLAELKAIRAGER, encoded by the coding sequence ATGAGATCGACTCCCCTGCGCATTGCTCTGTCTCTTCTCATTGCCGCTGCGGTTCTCTCTGCTGGCATCGCGCACGCCGAGCGTCCCAACATTGTGGTCATCCTTGCCGACGATATGGGGTACGGTGACCCCGGCTGCTACAACGCCGAGTCGAAATGCCCCACGCCGCACATCGACCGGCTGGCCAGCCAGGGGATGCGGTTTACGGATGCTCACACGGCCGGTTCGGTTTGCGTCCCTTCCCGCTACGGCCTGCTGACCGGACGGTATCCGTTCCGGACGAAGCTCGACTGGCGACGCAATGGCGTCATCGAGAAAGGCCGTACGACCGTCGCGTCACTGCTGCAGGAGAACGGCTACGCGACCGCGATGGTCGGCAAATGGCACCTCGGCTTTGACGGCGGACCCGACTACGACTGGTCGCAGCCGATGCGGGGCGGGCCGGTCCATCGCGGCTTCGCGACGTACTTCGGCATGCCGGCTTCGCTCGACATTCCGCCGTACTACTACATCCGCGGTCGTCAGCCGGTGTACCCGCCCACCGAAACGATCGAGGCCAGCGCGACCGAAGGCTGGTCCCCGATTCAGGGAGCGTTCTGGCGGGAAGGGAAGGTCGCACCTGATTTCCGTCACGACGAGGTCCTCGACCGATTCGCCAGCGAAGCGGTGAAAGTGGTCGAGCAGCGCGCAGCCGGGGAGCAGCCGTTCTTTCTTTACCTTGCACTGACGGCACCGCATACGCCGTGGCTGCCGGCGGAAGAGTTTCGCGGCAAGGGAGCGGCCGGCCTGTACAGTGAGTTCGTCGCCCATGTGGATGACGTCGTCGGCCGCGTGCTGAGGGCGCTGGAAGATTCGGGAGCCGCCGACGAAACGCTGGTTCTTTTCGCCAGCGACAACGGCCCGGTCTGGTATGACGAAGACGAAGAGCGGTTCGGCCACGAGTCGGTCGGTCCGCTGCGCGGCATGAAGGGAGACGCCTGGGACGGCGGCCACCGCGTGCCATTTGTGGTCCGCTGGCCGGGGCACGTCGAAGCGGGCAGCACCAGCGACGCACTTGTCGGCTTTGTCGACCTGTTCGCAACGGTGGCGGACATCGTCGATGCCGACGTTCCCGCCGATGCTGCGGAGGACAGCGTGAGCTTTCATTCGGTCCTCCAGGGGGAAGCGTCGGTCGGTCGGCAAACCATGGTGCAGCACCACTCAGGGACCGTGCTGCGGGACGGAAAGTGGAAGCTGATCAACCATCTCGGTTCGGGGGGCTTCAGCAAACCGCGACGCGAACAGCCCCAGCCGGGCGGCCCGCAGGGTCAGCTGTACAACCTGGCGGCTGATCCGGGGGAACAGAACAACCTCTGGCAGTCGGAGCCGGAGCGGGTGAAGCGAATGCTGGCCGAGCTGAAGGCGATTCGAGCGGGCGAACGTTGA
- a CDS encoding arylsulfatase, whose amino-acid sequence MRCPRLRLTLLPAVALVATLTPLPAPAADKPNIVFVMADDLGYGDLGCYGQQKIQTPNIDRLAAEGMKFTDFYAGSTVCAPSRCVLMTGLHTGHCFIRGNGKFNLRPGDVTVAEVVKKAGYTSGMFGKWGLGQENTSGLPAIQGFKSFFGYLDQTHAHNYYPSFLVRNGKRVALSNVVPDEGKYGQGVASEKNEYSHDLIFADALEFIDQNADGPFFLYLPVTIPHANNQAGKEGMEVPDYGQYADRDWPEPQKGTAAMITRLDADMGRLIEKLDEHGLSENTIVFFTSDNGPHREGGNNPDFFDSNGPLRGIKRDLYEGGIRVPMIAYWPGKVPAGTVTDEIGYHGDLMATAADLAGVEPPRGLDSISLVPTLLGNSENQEHHDALYWEFYERGFLQAVRKGDWKCVRRNREKVELYRLSEDIGEEHNIADDHPDVVAEMVSIMEREHVPSSLWKPRGKKQ is encoded by the coding sequence ATGCGCTGCCCCCGACTCCGACTGACACTGCTGCCAGCCGTCGCGCTCGTCGCGACACTCACCCCCCTGCCCGCCCCTGCCGCCGACAAGCCGAACATCGTCTTCGTCATGGCCGACGATCTGGGCTACGGCGATCTGGGCTGCTACGGACAGCAGAAGATCCAGACGCCCAACATCGACCGGCTCGCTGCCGAGGGGATGAAGTTCACCGACTTCTACGCCGGCTCGACCGTCTGTGCGCCCTCACGTTGCGTGCTGATGACCGGCTTGCACACCGGGCACTGTTTCATTCGGGGCAACGGCAAGTTCAATCTGCGTCCCGGCGATGTGACCGTCGCGGAGGTCGTCAAGAAGGCCGGCTATACTAGTGGAATGTTCGGCAAGTGGGGGCTCGGACAGGAGAACACCAGCGGGCTGCCGGCGATCCAGGGATTCAAGTCGTTCTTCGGCTACCTCGATCAGACGCACGCCCACAACTACTACCCCAGCTTCCTGGTGCGGAACGGCAAGCGGGTCGCGCTGTCGAACGTCGTTCCTGATGAGGGGAAATACGGTCAGGGCGTCGCGAGCGAAAAGAACGAGTACTCGCACGATCTGATTTTTGCCGACGCTCTCGAATTCATCGACCAGAATGCTGACGGTCCCTTCTTCCTGTACCTGCCGGTAACGATCCCTCACGCGAACAACCAGGCGGGTAAGGAAGGGATGGAAGTTCCGGACTACGGTCAGTACGCCGACAGGGACTGGCCCGAGCCGCAGAAGGGAACGGCCGCCATGATCACGCGACTCGATGCCGACATGGGGCGGCTGATCGAGAAGCTGGACGAGCACGGTCTGAGTGAGAACACGATCGTGTTCTTCACGTCCGACAACGGGCCGCATCGCGAAGGGGGCAACAACCCCGACTTCTTCGACTCGAACGGTCCCCTGCGGGGCATCAAGCGGGACCTGTACGAGGGGGGAATCCGTGTCCCCATGATCGCGTACTGGCCCGGCAAGGTGCCGGCTGGAACAGTGACCGACGAGATCGGCTACCACGGCGACCTGATGGCGACCGCGGCCGATCTGGCCGGAGTCGAGCCACCGCGGGGCCTGGACAGCATCAGTCTGGTGCCGACTCTGCTCGGGAACTCAGAGAACCAGGAGCACCACGACGCGCTCTACTGGGAGTTCTACGAGCGGGGATTCCTGCAGGCGGTTCGCAAGGGGGACTGGAAGTGCGTTCGTCGCAATCGGGAGAAGGTCGAGCTGTACCGGCTCTCGGAGGACATCGGCGAAGAACACAACATCGCCGACGACCACCCCGACGTCGTTGCCGAGATGGTCTCCATCATGGAGCGGGAACACGTTCCCAGTTCGCTGTGGAAGCCGCGAGGCAAGAAGCAGTGA
- a CDS encoding phytoene desaturase family protein, which translates to MAKDFLKGVKDHYDVIVIGSGLAGMTGANVLAKAGYSVLLLEHHYQLGGMATWFKRRGGHIFDISLHGFPVGMIKSCRKYWTQEIADSIVQLKGIRFENPQFSLRTTFDRKDFTRLITEKFNIPFETVDEFFSAARKMNFYDDQSTTTRELFERFFPGRSDVVRLLMEPITYANGSTLDDPAITYGIVFSNFMSKGVFTFQGGTDALVTKMRAELERNGVDVRIRSLVEQIEIDENRQVQAVHVNGRRIGCQSVLSNSNIKSTILNLVGPEHFDPEFVEETRAVRLNNSSCQVYIALKPGVGFDNCGDLLFHSEHEGFDIQAMLSKDVSSRTFSFYYPETRPGSDRWMVVSSTNANYRDWADLSEEQYQHDKQQLCEDTLNCLEKYVPDIRQKVDWVEASTPCTFKHYTRHMQGASFGTKFEGLKVSQTLPEQVQGLFHAGSVGIIMSGWLGAVNYGVIVANEVDKYLTPAEATV; encoded by the coding sequence ATGGCCAAGGACTTCCTCAAGGGCGTCAAGGACCACTACGACGTCATCGTGATCGGTTCCGGGCTGGCCGGCATGACGGGGGCCAACGTCCTCGCCAAGGCGGGCTACTCCGTGCTGCTGCTCGAGCACCATTACCAGCTTGGTGGCATGGCGACCTGGTTCAAGCGCCGGGGCGGCCACATCTTCGACATCTCCCTGCACGGATTTCCCGTCGGGATGATCAAGTCCTGCCGCAAGTACTGGACGCAGGAGATCGCCGACTCGATCGTCCAGCTCAAGGGCATCCGCTTCGAAAACCCGCAGTTCTCGCTTCGGACGACCTTCGACCGCAAGGACTTCACGCGGCTCATCACCGAGAAGTTCAACATTCCCTTCGAGACCGTCGACGAGTTCTTCTCCGCGGCCCGGAAGATGAACTTCTACGATGATCAGTCGACGACGACCCGCGAGCTGTTCGAACGGTTCTTCCCCGGTCGCAGCGATGTTGTCCGCCTGCTGATGGAGCCGATCACCTACGCCAACGGCTCGACGCTGGATGATCCCGCGATCACGTACGGCATCGTCTTCAGCAATTTCATGAGCAAAGGGGTCTTCACCTTCCAGGGAGGAACGGACGCTCTGGTGACCAAGATGCGGGCCGAACTCGAACGCAACGGCGTCGATGTCCGTATCCGGTCCCTCGTCGAGCAGATCGAGATCGACGAGAACCGTCAGGTGCAGGCAGTCCACGTCAACGGTCGCCGCATCGGCTGCCAGTCGGTCCTGTCGAATTCGAACATCAAGAGCACGATCCTCAACCTCGTTGGTCCCGAGCACTTCGACCCCGAGTTCGTCGAAGAGACGAGGGCCGTGCGGCTGAACAACTCCAGCTGCCAGGTCTACATCGCACTCAAACCGGGCGTCGGTTTCGACAACTGCGGCGACCTGCTGTTCCACTCCGAGCACGAAGGGTTCGACATCCAGGCGATGCTCAGCAAGGACGTGAGCAGCCGGACGTTCTCCTTCTACTACCCCGAGACACGCCCCGGCTCGGACCGCTGGATGGTCGTCTCCTCGACAAACGCGAATTACCGCGACTGGGCCGACCTGTCCGAAGAGCAGTACCAGCACGACAAGCAGCAGCTCTGCGAGGACACGCTCAACTGCCTCGAAAAGTACGTGCCCGACATCCGCCAGAAGGTGGACTGGGTCGAGGCGTCGACGCCGTGCACGTTCAAGCATTACACGCGGCACATGCAGGGAGCGTCGTTCGGCACCAAGTTTGAGGGCCTCAAGGTCTCCCAGACGCTGCCTGAGCAGGTGCAGGGACTGTTCCACGCCGGGTCGGTCGGCATCATCATGTCCGGCTGGCTGGGGGCGGTGAACTACGGCGTGATCGTCGCCAACGAGGTGGACAAGTACCTCACGCCGGCTGAAGCGACCGTCTGA
- a CDS encoding tetratricopeptide repeat protein translates to MSDSPVLRRVSAAIPTISLALLICVETPVHAQNSSSRRSRPTASSVRVLDLEAKKAHEAYIQQMLDLATSYEEAGSTERAKAMLEAVLKVEPDSPVAKQKLEAINESAFESSIVVEVDAGRSWTAAGVVLMADKPVRFEADGSYKFIVNANLGPGGFDSDDPTRDLVRGIKCGAVMGMIVPPPRPGKKSTKPPTPFAIGGSNEITPKESGALFLKVNAPPGANCIGKIRVRISGNYRRG, encoded by the coding sequence GTGTCTGATTCCCCCGTTTTGCGTCGGGTTTCTGCAGCCATTCCGACCATCAGCCTGGCGCTGCTGATCTGTGTCGAGACGCCGGTGCACGCGCAGAATTCATCGAGTCGCCGCAGCCGCCCGACCGCCTCCAGTGTACGGGTGCTCGATCTCGAGGCCAAGAAAGCTCACGAGGCGTACATCCAGCAGATGCTTGACCTCGCAACCAGCTACGAAGAAGCAGGCTCGACGGAGCGGGCAAAGGCCATGCTCGAAGCCGTCCTGAAAGTCGAACCGGACTCGCCCGTCGCAAAGCAGAAGCTGGAAGCGATCAACGAGTCGGCATTCGAGAGTTCGATCGTGGTCGAGGTGGATGCCGGTCGCAGCTGGACGGCAGCAGGCGTTGTGCTGATGGCGGACAAGCCGGTCCGTTTCGAGGCGGACGGCAGTTACAAGTTCATCGTCAACGCAAATCTTGGCCCCGGCGGATTTGACTCGGATGACCCCACCCGCGATCTGGTCCGCGGAATCAAATGCGGTGCCGTCATGGGCATGATCGTGCCCCCACCGCGGCCGGGCAAGAAGTCGACAAAACCTCCGACTCCGTTCGCGATTGGCGGCAGCAACGAGATCACTCCCAAAGAGTCCGGGGCGCTGTTTCTGAAGGTCAACGCCCCGCCCGGTGCCAACTGCATCGGCAAGATCAGGGTACGGATCAGCGGCAACTACCGCCGCGGCTGA
- a CDS encoding phytoene desaturase family protein, producing MRYHTVIIGAGMSGLAAGIRLAYYEKPVCILERHTTIGGLNSFYRLRDRNYDVGLHAVTNYAPPGTRKGPLAKLLKQLRLRWDDFGLAPQCGSSVVFPGHRIAFDNDFERFCDNVCDEFPQQADGFRRLVATIEEFDELNLEQEPQSARTVLAEHVSDPLLIDMLLCPLMFYGSAIPQDMDFSQFCIMFKSVFVQGFGRPFKGVRQILKTLVRHYKELGGELKLRHGVREIRAENGRAVGVVLDDGQEIEAENVLSSAGHAETCRLTGQAPPPAPVAAGELSFNEAIFVLDRQPTDLGHDETIIFYNNREEFEYASPEDPCDVRSGIICSPNNFRYDDDAQLEDGYIRITALANPDYWMNLPDDEYYPAKEEWCGRMLQSALNHIPDIRPHVVDTDVFTPRTIRKFTGHDRGAVYGAPTKILTGETHVDGLYLCGTDQGFLGIIGSMLSGITMANNHLLR from the coding sequence GTGCGCTATCACACCGTCATCATCGGTGCGGGGATGTCCGGGCTGGCCGCCGGGATCCGGCTGGCCTACTACGAAAAGCCGGTCTGCATCCTCGAACGTCACACGACGATCGGAGGACTCAACTCCTTCTACCGCCTCCGGGACCGTAATTACGACGTCGGCCTGCACGCCGTCACGAACTACGCTCCACCCGGCACACGCAAAGGCCCGCTGGCGAAACTCCTCAAGCAGTTGCGGCTGCGGTGGGACGACTTCGGCCTCGCGCCTCAATGCGGCTCGTCGGTCGTCTTTCCCGGGCACCGGATCGCCTTCGACAACGACTTCGAGCGCTTCTGCGACAACGTCTGCGACGAGTTCCCGCAGCAGGCGGACGGCTTCCGCCGGCTCGTCGCGACGATCGAGGAATTTGACGAGCTGAATCTCGAGCAGGAGCCGCAGTCCGCCCGGACTGTCCTCGCCGAGCACGTTTCCGACCCGCTGCTGATCGACATGCTGCTCTGTCCGCTGATGTTCTACGGTTCGGCGATTCCGCAGGACATGGACTTCAGCCAGTTCTGCATCATGTTCAAGTCGGTCTTCGTGCAGGGCTTCGGCCGGCCCTTCAAAGGCGTGCGGCAGATCCTCAAGACGCTTGTCCGGCACTACAAAGAGCTGGGGGGCGAGCTGAAGCTGCGGCACGGCGTCCGGGAAATCCGCGCCGAGAACGGTCGAGCGGTCGGTGTTGTGCTCGACGATGGGCAGGAAATCGAAGCCGAGAACGTACTCTCCTCGGCCGGCCATGCCGAGACGTGTCGATTGACCGGCCAGGCTCCTCCTCCTGCACCGGTCGCGGCGGGCGAACTTTCGTTCAATGAGGCGATTTTCGTCCTCGACCGTCAGCCGACGGATCTGGGCCACGACGAGACGATCATTTTCTACAACAATCGGGAGGAGTTCGAGTACGCCAGTCCCGAAGATCCCTGCGATGTCCGCAGCGGGATCATCTGCTCGCCCAACAACTTCCGTTACGACGACGACGCGCAGCTCGAGGATGGGTACATCCGGATTACCGCTCTGGCGAACCCGGATTACTGGATGAACCTTCCCGATGACGAGTATTACCCGGCCAAGGAGGAGTGGTGTGGCCGAATGCTGCAGTCGGCCCTGAACCACATTCCCGACATCCGCCCTCACGTTGTCGATACCGACGTCTTCACCCCACGGACCATCCGGAAATTCACCGGGCACGACCGGGGGGCCGTCTACGGAGCACCGACGAAGATTCTCACCGGCGAAACCCACGTGGACGGGCTGTACCTGTGCGGCACCGACCAGGGCTTTCTGGGAATCATCGGCTCGATGCTCTCGGGAATCACGATGGCCAACAACCACCTGCTCCGGTGA
- a CDS encoding acyl carrier protein has product MAPADIRQVVLDILERIAPDEDLSSLDDSVPFREQMELDSMDFLDIVMELRKQYRIQIPESDYEHLVTMESTVAYLTPLLKDAPAPA; this is encoded by the coding sequence ATGGCACCCGCTGACATTCGCCAGGTCGTTCTCGATATCCTCGAACGGATTGCTCCCGACGAGGATCTGTCCAGCCTGGATGACAGCGTACCGTTTCGCGAACAGATGGAACTGGACAGCATGGACTTCCTCGACATCGTCATGGAACTCCGCAAGCAGTACCGCATCCAGATTCCCGAATCGGATTACGAACACCTGGTGACGATGGAAAGCACCGTCGCGTACCTCACGCCCTTGCTCAAGGACGCGCCGGCACCGGCGTGA
- a CDS encoding homocysteine S-methyltransferase family protein: MSSNLLEYLHSGRLLVLDGATGTELERRGYALQPPVWSAAVLWEAPGTLQEIHRDYAAAGARLITANTFRTHARNLAAGNRQDEAAHWTEVAVRLARDAVGDSAWVAGSQAPLGDCYEPDQTPEDQQQMLEEHRGHARNLARAGVDAILVETQITIREAVAAAAKEVLAFSPAALLLNCLPAGAIPVALPELARAADGLPYGLYPNTGHCDASGQWSDTELRDPANLASSAAGWIRDGARLIGGCCGTTPAHISRLKDAIPPADSRKTCN; encoded by the coding sequence ATGTCCTCGAATCTGCTTGAATACCTGCATTCCGGACGGCTCCTCGTTCTGGATGGAGCCACGGGGACCGAACTCGAACGCCGCGGATATGCACTCCAGCCTCCGGTCTGGTCGGCGGCCGTCCTGTGGGAAGCGCCCGGTACGCTGCAGGAGATCCACCGTGACTATGCGGCTGCGGGGGCCCGCCTGATCACTGCGAACACGTTTCGGACGCACGCCCGAAATCTCGCTGCAGGGAACCGTCAGGACGAGGCGGCTCACTGGACCGAAGTGGCGGTCCGTCTGGCCCGCGACGCCGTTGGCGATTCCGCCTGGGTGGCGGGATCCCAGGCCCCGCTGGGGGACTGCTACGAACCGGATCAGACACCCGAAGACCAGCAGCAGATGCTCGAAGAGCACCGTGGTCACGCCCGCAATCTCGCCCGCGCGGGCGTCGACGCGATCCTGGTGGAAACCCAGATCACGATCCGCGAGGCGGTGGCCGCGGCGGCGAAGGAGGTTCTTGCATTCTCCCCGGCGGCGCTGTTGCTCAACTGTCTTCCGGCCGGTGCGATTCCCGTGGCTCTTCCCGAACTGGCCCGGGCAGCCGACGGACTGCCGTACGGCCTGTATCCGAACACCGGTCACTGCGATGCATCGGGGCAGTGGAGTGATACCGAACTGCGGGATCCGGCCAATCTTGCCAGCTCGGCGGCGGGGTGGATTCGGGACGGAGCGCGGCTGATCGGCGGATGTTGCGGGACGACTCCGGCGCATATTTCCCGGCTGAAAGACGCGATTCCGCCCGCAGATTCGCGGAAAACGTGCAATTGA